In Triticum aestivum cultivar Chinese Spring chromosome 5B, IWGSC CS RefSeq v2.1, whole genome shotgun sequence, the following proteins share a genomic window:
- the LOC543326 gene encoding gibberellin 20 oxidase 1-B — MVQPVFDAAVLSGRADIPSQFIWPEGESPTPDAAEELHVPLIDIGGMLSGDAAAAAEVTRLVGEACERHGFFQVVNHGIDAELLADAHRCVDAFFTMPLPEKQRALRRPGESCGYASSFTGRFASKLPWKETLSFRSCPSDPALVVDYIVATLGEDHRRLGEVYARYCSEMSRLSLEIMEVLGESLGVGRAHYRRFFEGNDSIMRLNYYPPCQRPMETLGTGPHCDPTSLTILHQDNVGGLQVHTEGRWRSIRPRADAFVVNIGDTFMALSNGRYKSCLHRAVVNSKVPRKSLAFFLCPEMDKVVAPPGTLVDAANPRAYPDFTWRSLLDFTQKHYRADMKTLEVFSSWIVQQQQGQLALQPQPART, encoded by the exons ATGGTGCAGCCGGTGTTCGACGCGGCGGTGCTGAGCGGCCGGGCGGACATCCCGTCGCAGTTCATCTGGCCCGAGGGCGAGAGCCCGACCCCGGACGCCGCCGAGGAGCTGCACGTCCCGCTCATCGACATCGGCGGCATGCTCTCCGGcgacgccgccgcggccgccgaggTGACGCGCCTCGTGGGCGAGGCCTGCGAGCGGCACGGCTTCTTCCAGGTCGTCAACCACGGCATCGACGCCGAGCTGCTGGCGGACGCGCACCGCTGCGTGGACGCCTTCTTCACCATGCCCCTCCCGGAGAAGCAGCGCGCGCTGCGCCGCCCCGGCGAGTCCTGCGGCTACGCCAGCAGCTTCACCGGCCGGTTCGCCTCCAAGCTGCCCTGGAAGGAGACGCTGTCCTTCCGCTCCTGCCCCTCCGACCCCGCCCTCGTCGTCGACTACATCGTCGCCACCCTCGGCGAGGACCACCGCCGCCTCGG GGAGGTGTACGCCCGGTACTGCTCGGAGATGAGCCGGCTGTCGCTGGAGATCATGGAGGTGCTCGGGGAGAGCCTGGGCGTCGGCCGCGCACACTACCGGCGCTTCTTCGAGGGCAACGACTCCATCATGCGCCTCAACTACTACCCGCCGTGCCAGCGGCCGATGGAGACGCTGGGGACGGGCCCGCATTGCGACCCGACGTCGCTGACCATCCTCCACCAGGACAACGTCGGCGGGCTGCAGGTGCACACGGAGGGCCGGTGGCGTTCCATCCGGCCGCGGGCCGACGCCTTCGTCGTCAACATCGGCGACACCTTCATGGCGCTCTCAAACGGGCGGTACAAGAGTTGTCTCCACCGCGCTGTCGTGAACAGCAAGGTCCCGAGGAAGTCGCTGGCCTTCTTCCTGTGCCCGGAGATGGACAAGGTGGTGGCGCCGCCGGGGACGCTGGTGGACGCCGCCAACCCGCGCGCCTACCCGGACTTCACGTGGCGGTCGCTGCTCGACTTCACGCAGAAGCACTACCGCGCCGACATGAAGACCCTCGAGGTGTTCTCCTCCTGGATCGTCCAGCAGCAGCAGGGCCAGCTCGCCCTCCAGCCCCAGCCCGCCAGGACATGA